The sequence GCGCTCAGCAAAATCAAAATGGTGGGGGTGCCGCTCTTAAACATCTGCGAGGCGATCAGTTGCGCCGACCCCGCGAAGCCGATGATCGAGAAGAAAATCGACTGCACTGGCGAAAAGCCGGCTTGCACGGCAGCCACTCCCGTCACCAAGCTAAACGGCAAGATGCCCGGCACCAGCGGCAAGAATGCCCGGAGCCCACGCCAAAAGGAGGGCGAGAGGGAAAAGGAAGCGGCAGACGGTTTCACACCCGCTAGCCTGCCGGTTTTGGAGCGTGAAGTCCAGAAACACCCGCCGCTTCTGAGCCATTTGGCTTAGTTGGCCCCGACCAGAGCTTGATAGCTTAAGGAAATGCGCCGACCCCAAGCTGCCCTGGTTTTTATTTTGATTACCGCCCTAGTTGACATCATGGGCATCGGGCTGATTATTCCGGTGTTGCCGCTGCTGGTCAAGGAATTGTCGGGTTCGGCGGCGGCGGGGGCGCGGTATATCGGCATTTTTACTGCCGTCTACGCCGTGATGCAGTTTATCTTTGCGCCGATTTTGGGCGTCCTATCTGACCGGTATGGCCGCCGCCCGGTGCTGCTGCTGAGCCTCTTGGGCATGGGGCTGGATTATCTGCTGCTGGCGTTTGCGCCGACGCTGTGGTGGCTGTTTGTGGGCCGCGTCCTGGCGGGCATTACCGGGGCCAGCCTGACAGTCGCCAACGCTTACATTGCCGACGTTTCCGCGCCCGAAGACCGCGCCAAGAATTTCGGCAAGCTGGGCGCGACCTTTGGCGTCGGCTTTATCTTGGGGCCGGCGCTGGGCGGCTTACTGGGCGATTACGGCCTGCGCGTGCCGTTCATGTTCGCGGCGGGGCTGGCCCTGCTCAACATGTTTTACGGCTACTTCGTCTTGCCGGAATCGCTGCCGCCTGCCTCACGCGGCGCGAGGCTGAGCCGCAAAAATCTCAACCCCTTCACGCCTCTGGCCGCGCTGGCCCAGTATCCGGTGATTCTCAACATGGCCGCCGCTCTGATCGTGCTGGGCATGGCCGGGCAAGTCATCTTTTCGACCTGGGTGCTGTACACCGAGGGCGTGCTGGGCTGGACACCGCTGCAAAACGGCGTGGCGCTGGCGGCGTTTGGCCTGATGACCGCCATCGTGCAGGGCGGCTTCATCAGTGTCTCGGTGCGCTGGCTGGGCGAGCGGCGGGCCATTTTGCTGGGGCTGGCGATGGGAACACTGGAAATGCTGGTGCTGGCGTTTGCCAAAACCTCGCTGCTGCTGTATGTCTCGCTGATCTTCGGCGCACTCGGCGGGCTGGCTGGCCCCACCTTGCAGGGCATCATCAGCCGCCAGGTCAGCGAATCCGAGCAGGGCAAAGTGCAGGGCGCACTCACCGCCGTCAACAGTTTGGTGGGCGTGGTGGGGCCGCTGCTCGCCACCTGGGTCTTTGCTTACTTCAACGGCGGCGGCTCGGGAGTGCGCTTTCCGGGAGCCGCGTTTATGATGGGCGCGGTCTTTTCGGTGATCGGACTGGGGCTGGCGTGGGCGGCGCTACGCAAACTGCCTCCCGCTGCCGGGCCTACGGTGATAGAAGCTATTGAAGTCAAAACCGTCTGAACGGCGCTGGCCCCGCCGCTCATCCGCGTGCCCTACACTCAGCCCCGATGAACCGCGTGTGGCGCGAAGCCATTTTACCGCTGCTGGTGCTGTGGCTGATCTCCACTTTCGGCCTGACCCTTGCCCGCGTAGACGGCAGCAGCATGAACCCCACCTTGCAGACGGGTCAGGCCATGCTGCTGCTCAAGTCTCCGCGCTGGGGCTACGCTTGGCACCTGACCAGCCTCCCCTACCGGCGCGGCGATATCGTCATTTTCAAAGCCCCGCCAGACAGCGAGTACGCTTGGGAGACGCTGAGCATTTTGGGCGTCTGGGAAGTTCGTCACCGTTCCTACAACATCAAGCGGGTGGTGGGGGTGCCGGGCGACACGGTAGAAATCAGGGGCGGGCAACTGCGGGTCAACGGGCAAAAAGTAGCTGAACCCTACGTCAGCGGAGGAGCAGCCCAAGACGAAGCGCCAAGCCGAGTGCCGCCGGGAGCGGTCTACGTGCTGGGCGACAACCGCCAACTCGCTGAAAGTGTGGACTCGCGTTTTTACGGGCCAGTCAGCGTGAAAGACGTGGCGGGCACGGCAAACATCAGTTTGTGGCCACCGGGCCGGGTGGGCGGGCGATAAGGGCCAGCCTACCTCGGCGCTTCAGCTTGAGCCACCCGAACTGGCCGCCGCCGCGTCGTTTTGCTCATCTTCCAGCGCTTTGTAGGCGCAGGCCGCCGCCAGTGCAGCAAGGCCCAGCGGCACGTTACCGATCTGGAGATTGACATCCTTGCCGTCCAGGTGGCCGCCGATGCGTCCGGTCAGGTGCTGGCCGTCGAGTCTCAGGTCTAGGTCTTTGCCACTCAATTTTCCCGAGAAGCGGCCCTGTACGCGGTTGCCGCTGATGTCCAGGCGCACGTCGTCGCCGTCAATGCGCCCGCCGAGGCGCACCTGCACGTGCGTATCACTCACCTCGCCGTCGGCATCGAAGCCCCCGAAATGGCCGCCGATTCTGCCGTTGACCTGATCACCGCTGAGGCGCACATCAATGTCTTTGCCGTTGAAGGTGCCGCCGATGCGTCCGTGAAGGCGCTCGCCCTGCCATTTGGCGTGAATGTCGTAGCCCGCCGTGATGCCGCCGATGCGTCCGTCTAAATCTGCCATGCCGACATGATAGAGACAAGCCGAACACGAAGAAGTGGGACGTGCGCCAAGCTGAGGCGGCACGTCCCACTTCACGGCGTCTGGTTTACAGGGAAGCAATCAGCGCTTTGGTAAATTCTTCGGTGCCTGCTGTGCCGCCGAGGTCGCGGGTGCGAGGGCCTTCTTGCAAGATTTTGTTGACAGCGTTATCGAGGCGCGTGGCAATTTCGGTTTCGCCCAAGTGCTGGAGCATCAGCACGGCGGCCAGCACGGTGGCGGTGGGGTTGGCAACACCCTGCCCGGCGATGTCGGGGGCCGAGCCGTGAACCGATTCGAAGATGCCGAATTTGTCGCCAATGTTGCCGCTGGCGGCGATGCCCAGACCGCCCACCAGACCCGCCGCGAGGTCGGAGAGGATGTCACCGAACATGTTGGTCATGACCAGCACGTCGAACTGGGCAGGGTTGCGGACAAGCTGCATGGCGGCGTTGTCCACGATCATGGTGCTGGTGCTGAGGTCGTCCATGCCTTTAACTTCGTCCAAGATGGTGTTCAGGAACAGGCCCTGCGTGACCGGCAGCACGTTGGCCTTGTGCACCACCATGAGTTTCTTGCGGCGCTGCATGGCGAGGTTGGCGGCAAATTTGCCGATGGCGAGGCTGGCGTCTTTGGTGATCACGGTGTCGGCAATGGCGGTATCGCCGTAGCGGCGTTCCTGCTCGACATACAGGCCCTGGGTGTTCTCGCGGACGATCACCAAGTCCACGTTGTCATACGACCCCGGCACCGGGCGGGTTTTGGTGGGGCGCACATTGGCGTACAATCCGTACTTCTGGCGCAGGTGGCGAATCGCGCCCTTGAAGCCGTCCGGCTTGTCGGTGGGGCTGGTGGCCGCGCCGAACAAAGTCGCGTGGGTGTTTTCCACCGCGTCGTAGGTGGCCTGGGGGGTGGACGTACCGTGATCGAGGAAATATTCGTAGCCTGCTTCGGCGTCGATGTACTCGGCGTCGAAGCCAGCGGCGTCCAGCACGCGGCGGGCTGCCGGAATCACTTCGTGTCCTATGCCGTCGCCTTCAATCAGTGCAATGCGGTATTTAGCCATAATGGGTTCAGTTTAGGGGATGGGGGCCAGGGCGCAGGCTCGCGGGGTGTTTCTGGGTGAGGGACCAGAGCCTACAATGCCCCATGAATCTGCAAAGTCTGGGCGCAGCCGGAACCGTCACCGGCAGCTGTCATCTGCTCACGCTCGGCGGCCAGCAACTCCTCGTCGACTGCGGCCTGTTTCAGGGCGACGAGCACTTGGAGGCCCGCAACCGCGAAGCCTTTCCCTTTGAGGCGGGCGACCTCTCGGCGGTGCTGCTGACCCACGCCCACCTCGATCACGTCGGGCGGCTGCCGCTGCTGGTGCGGCGCGGCTATAAAGGCCCGATCTACTGCACTCCGCCGACCCTCAAGCTGGCCGAAACCGTGCTGCTCGACAGCGCCCGCTTGCAGGTGGAAGGCTATAAGCAGGATGTCCGCAGGGCACGCCGGATGAACCGTGAGGCGGACGTGCCGCAGCCCCTCTACGACGAGGAAGACGTTCACCGAACCGTCGCGCTGATGCGCCCCCTGCTGGAATTCGGCCAGACCCTCGCGGTGGGACAGGTCAAAGTGCGGGCCGAGCGGGCCGGGCATATCCTCGGCAGCGCTTACCTGATTCTGGACTCCGCAGAAGGCCGGGTGATCTGCTCCGGCGACCTTGGCAACCGCGAAAGCGGCCTCCAGCAAGACTTCACGCCGCCGCCGGAAGCCGACGCGGTGCTGATCGAAACCACCTACGCCAACCGCACCCACCGCCCCCTGGCAGAGACGCTGGCCGAGTTCAGAGACGTGCTCAACAGCAGCGTGCGGCTCGGCGGCAAAATCCTGATTCCCAGCTTTGCCATCGAGCGGGCGCAGGCGATCTTGTATTACCTCAAAACTCTGATGGACGCTGGAGACGTGCCGCGTGTGCCGATCTTTCTCGATTCTCCGATGGCGGCGCGGGCCACCCATGAATACTTCGAATTCGGTGACGAACTCATTCCCAAAGTCCGCGAAGCCCTTAAGAGCGGCCAAGACCCGTTCAAGCCTTCCACCCTGCACGTCGTGACCAGCAGCGCCGAGTCGCAGCGCATCAACCGCTATGACGGCGCGGCCATCATCATCGCGGGCAACGGCATGATGTCCGGCGGGCGCATCCAGCACCACCTCAAGCACCAGCTCTGGAAGCCCAGCACCAGCCTGGTGATCGTCAGTTACCAGTCGCCCAGCAGCCTCGGCGGGCGCATCGTGGCGGGCGCGGAGCAGGTGCAGGTGTTGGGCGAAGACGTGGCGGTCAGGGCCCACGTGCATACCATCGGCGGCTTCTCGGCCCACGCCGACCAGGACGACTTGCTGAGCTGGCTGGACACCACCGGCCAGGCCCACATCTGGCTGGTTCACGGCGAGGCGCAGGTGATGGACGAATTTCTGCCGGTTCTGGCCGAGCGGGGCCGAGTTGCCGACCGGGTGCCGAGGCGCGGCGCAGTTAACTTGGAGCAGACCCATTTCGCCGGAGGCAAACCGCCAGGTGAGGTGGACGAGGTGAGCAGAGGGGTGGGCCAAGCAGAGTAGTGCTGGCAGAATAAGACCAATCCTTCAGCTTTATCTCAGGTTTGGATGCCGGGGGTTTGTTAGGCTCTGGAGCATGACGAATCCCACTGAACTCCAGATCGACAAGTACCACGAAGGCAACGGCGCACCCGCCAAAAAGGGCCAGATGGTCAAAGTGCATTACACCGGCACGCTGGAAAACGGCACCAAGTTCGACAGCAGCCGCGATAGGGGCGAGCCGATTGAGTTTCAGCTCGGCGTGGGCCAGGTCATTCAGGGCTGGGACGACGGCATCTCGCAGATGAATGTCGGCGACAAAGCCAAGCTGACCATTCCGCCCAGCCTGGGCTACGGCGCACGCGGCGCAGGTGGAGTCATTCCGCCCAACGCCACCCTGATCTTTGACGTGGAACTGGTGGACGCCCGCTAAATTGCCACCCAAATACAACGCCGCCGAATGCTTGGAGAAGCTTCGGCGGCGTTTGCTTGTCGTCTGTAGATCGGAGACTGATTGGTCGGGGGTCTACATGTCGCTTGAGGCGTCGTCAGGAGACACCGGGTAATCGCGCGGAATTTCGGGGTCTGCGGGCGGTGTCCAGCCTTCCGGCATCTCGGCGTCGGTCAGGTTGCCCTCGCCGCCCGCGTCACTCTCAAAGCCCAGATCGGGGTTGCCCGGTGAGTCCTGAATCACGCCCCGGTTTTGGTTGGGGGTCTTGGTGGCGCTCTCCGAATCGGTGCCGCGTGTTTCGGGAGCGCGGTCAAACTGCTCGTCGCTGGTATGTCCGGTCATGGCTGTATTGCAGCACGCCGCAGGGAAAGTGGGGTGTGCGGACGCTAAAGGCCGAGTCAACCCAGAGGCCGTATCAACTCAGAGCTGGAGCTGCGCCGCCGCCGCCTTGAGTTTGTAACGGGCCATTGCCAGATTGGCCTGCTCTTTGCGCAGCACCACATACAAAAACAAAGTGGTTCCCGGCAAGATATACAGCAGGTGGTACTGCTGCTCCAGAGTCACCATCATGTCTTCAATCTGGCCCTCAATGCCGAGCAGTTCCATCGAGCGCTTTTGCGCCCTGACCACTTCGGTGGTTCCGGCTCCGGCCAGTTCCAAGTCGATGCCGCTGCCGACCATGTCCAGCGCCATGCCGCTGCTGTAATCCACCAGGGCCGCCGCCACCGCACCGTCAATCGATAAAATGTCGCCCACCAGGATGTCACGGCTGTTGGGTTTGCCAAGGAGTTTCTTTTCAATTTCCTTACTCGGCACGGAAATAGAGCTGGGCACGGAAGTCTGAATAATATAAAGGCCCATTTCGTCTTCGTCGATTTCTTCAGAAACGGCAATGGCGTCGTCGAATTCAAATTCGGGAGGATCGTCAAAGGCGTCTTCGCTGAAGATATCCAGATTGCTGGTTGCCTCTGCATCTGCATCTGGCTCATTGTTCTGTTCTGGCGGGGCGGGAGCCATCGCTTCTTCGTCTTTTTTAACCATCGCGTCCATCAGCAAAGAAGACAGCGGCAAAGTGGGCTGGTTATTGTGGTTGTGGTAGGAGCGCTCCACCGCAATTGAAATGTTGTCCCACATCATGATTTCAATGGCGGCTTGTTTGTTGCTGAGTTCTTGGCGGTGAACATAAGCGCTGACAAACTTGCCCTTGTACAAATGGATGCGGCCCCACTTCTCCGCCGCAGAAACATGAATCGAAACGCTTTTGGCTTCCCACTCCATCATCTGCAAAAAGCTGGAGAGCATCAGGCCGCGCAGGGTGCCGTTGACCAGGCCGACCATTTCTTTTTCGATGGCTTTGCTGACGCTCAAAGCGCTTTCGGGCGCGATGATCGGCAAGCTGCCAAAGCGCTCGAAGACCGCTTGAAAGTCGGCTTCGGGCCGGTCAGAGAGCAGCAAAAAGAAGGTGCGCGGCCAGTTGCGCTTGGCATGTTCGAGCAAGCTCTCGACGCTGCCCTCGAGCAAAGCGGGATCGAGCACCACCAAATCCGGCGGGAAGCTCTCGTAAGCGCTCATCACGGCGGCCACACTGCCCGTCGTTTCGATGCGCCACTTGACCGACTCACGGCTGTACCGCCGTAAATCTTTTTCGAGCTGCGGCGCTTGCTGGGTCAGCAGCAGCAAGAATTTTTTGGTTTCTACACGGGCAAGGATAACTTCACCTCCTTTGGCGGGGCCGCCGACACTAAGTTGGGGGGAAACGAAGTCGCTGACTTGAAGCACAGCAGCCCTCACTTCTTGAGATTGGATTGTAGAGCAGTGGCAAACGGCAAAAGGGAAACTTGCCAGAGTGAAGGCGGTTTTAGAAAACGCGGCTGGGAATGGGCGGCAGCAGGCTTCCCAGCGCGTGAGCAAGGTCTGAGATTCAGTATAAAAAAAACGCCTTACATGGCAATGACAAGCCCGACACGCAAAATGACTTTTGTTCAGCTGACAAACAGCGCTGCCCTTCAGCAAAAACGCTTGATGAATAAGGGCGCTCAATCACCCACCAGCCGCTCAACTGGCCGCTTACTGGATTTACGCTTTTGGTAAGGCCACCTGACAATGTTAAGCTTTTGTGAAGGCGTGCCCGTTTAGATTTTGGTTTGGCTGGGCTCCGATTTGAGTGGATTCTGGTTTAATTGGGCTTTGCTTTGCTGCTCCCCTCCTCTTCCCACTCGGCGCTGTCTTCATCTCCAAAGTCGTCGCCCAGTTCTGGCCCCGGAAGAGTCAGGCTAAAGGCCGCGCCGCCCTGCGGATGATTGCCACCGCTCAGCTCGCCGCCGTGCGCCTGGGCAATTTGGCGCGAGACGCTGAGGCCCAGCCCACTGCTGCCCGAGCCGCTGACGAACGGATCGAAAATGCTCTCGCCCAGCTCGGAGGGAAGGCCGGGTCCAGAGTCGCGCACAGTGAAGCGCACCTGCTGCGGCGTTTCGCTGAGGTCGATCTCCACCCAGCCTGCCGCTCCCGCCGCCCGCCGCGCATTGGCCAGCAAATTGCGCAGTGCCTGAGTCAGCCGGTCAGGGTCGCACAGCACCATGCCGCTTTGCCAGTCGCCGCTGAAGGTCGTGCCCGCCACCAAGCGGTCTAGGCGGCCCTGCAAGGTGCCAGCCGGAATGAAATGCCAGACCAATTTCATTTCGAGCTGACCGCGTGCCAGTTGCATCAAATCTTGGGTGGTGAAGGTCAATTCGTCAGCGACCAGCGCGGCGCGGGCCACGTCGGCGTCTCCGGTGCGCTGGGTGGCCTGACTGAGAGAAGCCCGCAGCACAGTCAGCGGAGCGCCGAGTTCGTGAACAATCTGCCCCAGAAGCTGCTTTTCGCGGCCCTGCTGCATTTCGATGCGGGCCAAGAGGCGGTTGATGGCGGTCAGCAGACGGTAGACCTCGTCTTGCTGCTGTGGGAGCGGAAGCGGCATGACCGTTTGGGCCGGATCAATGCGGTCAGCCAATTGAGCGGCGCGGCCCAACCCGCCCAGAGCGCGGCGGCCCACCAACCAGCCGAGCAGCATCATCAAAGCCGGCGCGGTCAAAACAGCTATCCACAGCAGCCGCCAGGCGCTTTGGCGGGCCTGAACCAGCGCGTCTTCAGGCAGGCCGACCCAGATAAAGCTCTTGCCGTCGCCGTAGCCTCTCAGCTCACGGGTGGCGGTGCGAACCAGCAAATCTTGAATCAGCACCTCTGTTTTGCCCCCGAAGGGAAACGGCGAGTTTTCGTAAACCTTTACACCCGCGTTGGCATATGTCACTTTGCCGCCGCTGTCCACGACCATGGCGTAACCGCCGCTGGGGGTGGCGGGCTTGCCCAGGCCGCTACTGCCACTGCCGAAGGCCTCAGCGAGTCGGTCAGCGCGTTCATCGAGGCGGGCCTGAAACTGAGTGTCGAGGTCGCTGAGCAGCTTGGCGGTAATCAGCGCACTGACCAGCCCCACCACCAGCAGCGCCAGCAGGGTATACAGCAGCGCCAGCCGGAAGCGCAGGGTGTGCAAAAAACGCAATCGGGCCGAGTCGGTCACGCGCCAAGTCTAGGGGGAAACGGTGAGACGCGCCTCACGGCGGGCCGGTCAGCGGTAACGGGCGATCCTTTCCACCAACAAATTGAAAAAGCCGTCGGCGTCCACCTTGAGGGCCACGTCTGCGTTCGGGGGCTGGCCGGTCACGCGCCACACGTCGCACACCGTCCGGCCTGCGCTGAGGCCATCCGAAATGTCAATATCTACCCGCATGGCCTGAACCTCAAACAGATCGGGCTCAATCAAATACGCCGCCGTCATCGGGTCGTGGAGCGCTCCGCCGTCCCAGCCGTAGCGCTCAAGGTGGTGCTCGGCAAAAAATTCCAGCAGCACAGCGGTGAACTCGCCCACTTTGGTGCCGAGCTGCCGGAAAGCCGCCACCCGCGCCGGATTGGCAACCGCTTGATGGGTGGCATTCAGGCCGAACATGGTCAGCTTGAGGCCCGTTTCAGCGGCGCACTCAAAGACGATCCGGGCGGCGTGCGGGTCACACAGGGCGTTGAACTCAGCGCTGGGCGTCCAGTTGCCAGTGTCCAAGCTGCCGCCCATCCAGACGACTTCGCGGATCAGCGGCGCGATATCGGGCGCGAGGCGCAGGGCCAGCGCCAGATTGGTGAGGGGGCCAGTCGGCAGCAAAGTGACTTGGTGGGGCCGCTGACGAACCGCATGGATGATGAACTCAGCGGCGTGCAGCGCTTCGGCTCCCCGCTTGGGCGTGGGCAGATCGGGGCCGTCGAGCCCGCTTGCGCCGTGAACCGACTCGGCACTCAGGCGCGGGACGACGAGCGGGCGGTCAGCGCCAGCATAAATCGGGAAATCTGCGCCCGAAGTCTGATTGATGAGTTCGCGCACCACCAGCGCGTTGTGGGTGGTGCGCTCCAGGCCCACATTGCCGTAGGTCGTGGTGACGCCCAGCACCTCCAGCTCGGGGCTTGAGCAGGCCAGCAAAATGTTGATGGCGTCGTCGTGGCCAGGGTCGCCGTCGAGAATGACCGGGCGGGGAGCAGCAGGGGGCGGCGTCATGCCAAATGATGGCACAGCGCCGCCCGGCTCCCGTTATGTCCGGCTCCCGTTATTTCACCTGCGGCAGCAGCTTATTGGTAAACAAGCTGTCAAAATCGAGCCGCTTCACCGCTTTGCCCTCCGGCGTCCGGATCGCGCCCGCCTTCAGCAAAA is a genomic window of Deinococcus detaillensis containing:
- a CDS encoding TCR/Tet family MFS transporter; protein product: MRRPQAALVFILITALVDIMGIGLIIPVLPLLVKELSGSAAAGARYIGIFTAVYAVMQFIFAPILGVLSDRYGRRPVLLLSLLGMGLDYLLLAFAPTLWWLFVGRVLAGITGASLTVANAYIADVSAPEDRAKNFGKLGATFGVGFILGPALGGLLGDYGLRVPFMFAAGLALLNMFYGYFVLPESLPPASRGARLSRKNLNPFTPLAALAQYPVILNMAAALIVLGMAGQVIFSTWVLYTEGVLGWTPLQNGVALAAFGLMTAIVQGGFISVSVRWLGERRAILLGLAMGTLEMLVLAFAKTSLLLYVSLIFGALGGLAGPTLQGIISRQVSESEQGKVQGALTAVNSLVGVVGPLLATWVFAYFNGGGSGVRFPGAAFMMGAVFSVIGLGLAWAALRKLPPAAGPTVIEAIEVKTV
- the lepB gene encoding signal peptidase I, whose translation is MNRVWREAILPLLVLWLISTFGLTLARVDGSSMNPTLQTGQAMLLLKSPRWGYAWHLTSLPYRRGDIVIFKAPPDSEYAWETLSILGVWEVRHRSYNIKRVVGVPGDTVEIRGGQLRVNGQKVAEPYVSGGAAQDEAPSRVPPGAVYVLGDNRQLAESVDSRFYGPVSVKDVAGTANISLWPPGRVGGR
- a CDS encoding isocitrate/isopropylmalate dehydrogenase family protein translates to MAKYRIALIEGDGIGHEVIPAARRVLDAAGFDAEYIDAEAGYEYFLDHGTSTPQATYDAVENTHATLFGAATSPTDKPDGFKGAIRHLRQKYGLYANVRPTKTRPVPGSYDNVDLVIVRENTQGLYVEQERRYGDTAIADTVITKDASLAIGKFAANLAMQRRKKLMVVHKANVLPVTQGLFLNTILDEVKGMDDLSTSTMIVDNAAMQLVRNPAQFDVLVMTNMFGDILSDLAAGLVGGLGIAASGNIGDKFGIFESVHGSAPDIAGQGVANPTATVLAAVLMLQHLGETEIATRLDNAVNKILQEGPRTRDLGGTAGTEEFTKALIASL
- a CDS encoding MBL fold metallo-hydrolase RNA specificity domain-containing protein; translated protein: MNLQSLGAAGTVTGSCHLLTLGGQQLLVDCGLFQGDEHLEARNREAFPFEAGDLSAVLLTHAHLDHVGRLPLLVRRGYKGPIYCTPPTLKLAETVLLDSARLQVEGYKQDVRRARRMNREADVPQPLYDEEDVHRTVALMRPLLEFGQTLAVGQVKVRAERAGHILGSAYLILDSAEGRVICSGDLGNRESGLQQDFTPPPEADAVLIETTYANRTHRPLAETLAEFRDVLNSSVRLGGKILIPSFAIERAQAILYYLKTLMDAGDVPRVPIFLDSPMAARATHEYFEFGDELIPKVREALKSGQDPFKPSTLHVVTSSAESQRINRYDGAAIIIAGNGMMSGGRIQHHLKHQLWKPSTSLVIVSYQSPSSLGGRIVAGAEQVQVLGEDVAVRAHVHTIGGFSAHADQDDLLSWLDTTGQAHIWLVHGEAQVMDEFLPVLAERGRVADRVPRRGAVNLEQTHFAGGKPPGEVDEVSRGVGQAE
- a CDS encoding FKBP-type peptidyl-prolyl cis-trans isomerase → MTNPTELQIDKYHEGNGAPAKKGQMVKVHYTGTLENGTKFDSSRDRGEPIEFQLGVGQVIQGWDDGISQMNVGDKAKLTIPPSLGYGARGAGGVIPPNATLIFDVELVDAR
- a CDS encoding DUF4388 domain-containing protein, which codes for MRAAVLQVSDFVSPQLSVGGPAKGGEVILARVETKKFLLLLTQQAPQLEKDLRRYSRESVKWRIETTGSVAAVMSAYESFPPDLVVLDPALLEGSVESLLEHAKRNWPRTFFLLLSDRPEADFQAVFERFGSLPIIAPESALSVSKAIEKEMVGLVNGTLRGLMLSSFLQMMEWEAKSVSIHVSAAEKWGRIHLYKGKFVSAYVHRQELSNKQAAIEIMMWDNISIAVERSYHNHNNQPTLPLSSLLMDAMVKKDEEAMAPAPPEQNNEPDADAEATSNLDIFSEDAFDDPPEFEFDDAIAVSEEIDEDEMGLYIIQTSVPSSISVPSKEIEKKLLGKPNSRDILVGDILSIDGAVAAALVDYSSGMALDMVGSGIDLELAGAGTTEVVRAQKRSMELLGIEGQIEDMMVTLEQQYHLLYILPGTTLFLYVVLRKEQANLAMARYKLKAAAAQLQL
- a CDS encoding sensor histidine kinase, which gives rise to MTDSARLRFLHTLRFRLALLYTLLALLVVGLVSALITAKLLSDLDTQFQARLDERADRLAEAFGSGSSGLGKPATPSGGYAMVVDSGGKVTYANAGVKVYENSPFPFGGKTEVLIQDLLVRTATRELRGYGDGKSFIWVGLPEDALVQARQSAWRLLWIAVLTAPALMMLLGWLVGRRALGGLGRAAQLADRIDPAQTVMPLPLPQQQDEVYRLLTAINRLLARIEMQQGREKQLLGQIVHELGAPLTVLRASLSQATQRTGDADVARAALVADELTFTTQDLMQLARGQLEMKLVWHFIPAGTLQGRLDRLVAGTTFSGDWQSGMVLCDPDRLTQALRNLLANARRAAGAAGWVEIDLSETPQQVRFTVRDSGPGLPSELGESIFDPFVSGSGSSGLGLSVSRQIAQAHGGELSGGNHPQGGAAFSLTLPGPELGDDFGDEDSAEWEEEGSSKAKPN
- a CDS encoding nucleoside hydrolase codes for the protein MTPPPAAPRPVILDGDPGHDDAINILLACSSPELEVLGVTTTYGNVGLERTTHNALVVRELINQTSGADFPIYAGADRPLVVPRLSAESVHGASGLDGPDLPTPKRGAEALHAAEFIIHAVRQRPHQVTLLPTGPLTNLALALRLAPDIAPLIREVVWMGGSLDTGNWTPSAEFNALCDPHAARIVFECAAETGLKLTMFGLNATHQAVANPARVAAFRQLGTKVGEFTAVLLEFFAEHHLERYGWDGGALHDPMTAAYLIEPDLFEVQAMRVDIDISDGLSAGRTVCDVWRVTGQPPNADVALKVDADGFFNLLVERIARYR